ATAAAATTGGGTTAGAACACCATATTTGCTTATTTGCACTCTTTGTTAGTTCTACATCCTTTTCGTACGTCGATATTTATTATGCCATGTATACTTTGGTAGATAGCTAACCTCCAAACAAATTATGCAATAAAGCTGAATTTCTtcaatttctggaaagttatttacTCTGCAAGTAAACTGGGTGTATATTTAAATCTAGCACATTGAAATACATAAACTAGGCAAGTTTCATCAAAATCGACAAAGAATTAAAGAAAAGTTTTCAGGCACAGGGTACCCCGTTAAAGGAAAGCCCACAAAGCCAATACAGCCATTGCAGTACTGCTCTTGCATACTACGAATGGACCGCCAGCACACTCTGTCATGGCCTCTTACCATACCCATATGGCATTCTGAAACAACCAGAAGCTAAAAACTTTTCTTGCATTTTAGTGAATGCCCCTATAGAGTTAACATTCATGTGTCCGACAGTGCCTTCTCTATAGTTCTTTTACCCCTTTTTAAGAtaatttgtgcaactgtacactaAAGTTTTTGGAGTGCAGGGCAGCAAAATTATAATTCCTGGTTGTGAAGCAAAACATTTTGTGACGTTTACTGCAGTCTCTGGCTCAACATTAACAGTGCAAGCCAGGCTTGTGCATGAATCTTCTCTCCTTATTTTTAGGTAGTATCGACTTAACATTCTCCTCTGACCTTCAACATGCGCTACCTTATGGCAGTAATCAAAAGTAGTTGAAGTCCCGATTGTGGCCGAGTCGAGCTCAGACTGATCTGTCAGTCGAACAAATTGAGTACTTAGGACTAAGTGCTATTATCTAACAGCTTGTAGGAATTAACTAATGGGTGCTGGCCATTTGCGCTAATGACAGTATTTatgaatgaaagagagagagagagaaattgcgGCAAGTGTCAAATAACCCCAGCACACTCCACACTTTGGATGCAAGACTTGCGGGTCTCACTTCAGGTACCATAATTACAAAGCTTCTCACACCCGTTCTTACAAACAGCTTTTCAGTACATTCTTCTAacatatatttctttttattgcggACCTAGGGTCACTCGGGTTGCCAGCTGTTTTCGTTAACAAGGAATGTTTCATTGGCCACCACCTTCGGTATGCCATCTCGTTCGCAGTCACGATTGGCCAGTGCCCATTCTTACGAATGATTCTCACGTACAAATGGCAGCGTTGCTCGGGTACCAGATTAGGGTGCTGTTGTCGCCCTATTGATGTGACCATTAATTCTCTGTATTTCCTACTGTGCCAGGCGTAACTCTTAGCATGCTCCTGGTGTGGCATCAGTGAAGGTGAAGCAGCgtgcaggcagcagcagcagagatGGCAGCAATGATCATTCGGCTGAGGCGTGAGTCACACCTCAGACTCCTTGCGGTGCACTCTGACAGGCGGTGTGCAGTTGGCGCGGCCACTGTCGGACTCCTCCTCGTCGGTGCGCTCTCCCGCGGCGGAAGGCGTGGCCACGTGTTTGGCACCCCTCCTGCGGCGCCTCTTGGGCTTCGCTAGCAAAAGCATGGCGTCTGCCTTGGGGCCCTTCCAGCCGGCGCAGTCAGCGCGCCACTTGATGCCGCTGTGGTTCTTTGGATCTGGCCCATTGTGCAGTGAAGGATCTGGTCCGCGCCGGTTCTGTGGGTTCGGGCCCTTGCAGAGCACAGTCCGTTTTCTGTGGTGAGAATGAAGAGAAATTGCATTGAATAGTCTTATCGCCTATTTGCCCCGGATAACCATTTATGTTCCATAGATGTTCATACAACATGATGTTCTGAACGTTGCACACATCCTATacagtctacgctcgttacaacggacccgcgTACAACATACTTTTGGATATAACAGACCGCGGATTTCAGCcgtagtttgttctacctattttattaatgcaactaaATTAGCTTTTAACCGACCGCTctacaacggactatcggctacagcggacgaaattagcggcaattttttttcaaaatcgggcgTATAAAACGTATTTTTTGCCGTGTCGAcacgggctgacaactgacttgcgagggtcagctgacgattgcggctcaatatcGCGCGCGCGAGGGTGGAAGGCGAGGCTGAAACGTGCCCTCTTATTTCGAGCGAGGCACGGGGAGGAgagggggttctactccggcggctgctgcttacggtgcggccgccgtatcttgaaagcgatctgcgatgtgcaCAAAGTGCGCACCC
This Dermacentor albipictus isolate Rhodes 1998 colony chromosome 1, USDA_Dalb.pri_finalv2, whole genome shotgun sequence DNA region includes the following protein-coding sequences:
- the LOC135907448 gene encoding uncharacterized protein, which produces MSSSEYSEGDSLSRSDESLSAEDDGEDIMYQLSVFWPYPKGPDASLRKGPSLANLSKRTVLCKGPNPQNRRGPDPSLHNGPDPKNHSGIKWRADCAGWKGPKADAMLLLAKPKRRRRRGAKHVATPSAAGERTDEEESDSGRANCTPPVRVHRKESEGTLAD